Genomic DNA from Brassica rapa cultivar Chiifu-401-42 chromosome A04, CAAS_Brap_v3.01, whole genome shotgun sequence:
TTTTGACATTAGGGACTAGCTCTTAGCACTTTTCAAGTAGTGTTGGTGCCTACTATAGTTGGAGGTAAAGTATTGAGCTCAGTGTTTCTAGAACAATGAATTTGCCCATGTTTTCTTATGGACTATATAGTCTTCTTTTATTTGTGTGACAGTTCTGGCTAATGAGTTCTTTCCTAAGTTTACGTCGAAGATTATAACAGTGACACCTCTAATAGGAGTCATTCTGACCACTCTTCTCTGTGCTAGCCCGGTAAGTAAAATTCCATATAACCAGAAAAATTGAATTCTTTAGGAGTGAAAGTAGTATTGACTCTTGTGAAAAGATTGGACAAGTTTCAGAGGTTTTGAAAACTCAAGGAGGTCAACTTATACTCCCAGTAGCACTCCTTCATGCTGCGGCCTTTGCTATTGGCTATTGGATTTCAAAGTTCTCTTTTGGCGAGTCCACTTCCCGCACCATTTCTATAGAATGTGGAATGCAAGTAAGTTAACTTCTCCTACACCAACAAATATATTGCCGTTTGTTTGGTAAGAAGTTCCTTTTTCAAGAAAGTTTATTGTTTTTGGCAAATTGTAGAGTTCAGCGCTGGGGTTCTTGCTTGCACAAAAGCATTTCACAAATCCTCTGGTCGCTGTTCCTTCTGCAGTCAGTGTTGTCTGTATGGCGGTAAGTTTTCATAGGCATTGTTCTTTGAACCAATGTGTAGTTTATGTTTTAGTGGCATTGCTGTAATCATGGTCCATTGCATTATGCAGCTCGGCGGGAGTGGATTAGCTGTGTTCTGGAGAAACCAACCGATTCCGGAAGATGACAAGGATGACTTCAAAGAGTGAAAAGCTAATCTGTGTCTATGGGATTGTCTTGTTTGTAGACATGCTCCCTTGTGTTTGATTAAAGGACATAACACAAgatctttattaaaaaaagacaaaacaaggGAGTCAAATTTTTCGTTTGTTTTGGACTTGCCAAGTTAGTCCCAAGACTTGAGCAATAACACAACTCTTAAACTAGCTTGGATGACAGGCGAGAAGCTTGATTTCATCCTTGTCCCAACATTTAAACATGTCTTATCAGATTCTATACGAGTTTCTAAGCAACAACAGTGATATACCGCGCTCAGTGACTCCATATCCATTAAATTTATAATGCTCTATCTCATCACCAACAAAACATTATCATAGATTGATcctctatatatagagaaatagaAATCAGTATATGCATCGATGGAATTGTTGTACAATTTAAAATCATTCGAGGTGTTTAGTGATTTTACCAGTTACGTGAAAGGAAACGAAGAAATGAAAACTCAAGGTTTGATCTGCTCTAATTCTCATCAAGCTTTCGCATTCTCACTGCTAAATCCATAGTCCACCTCCATGCCAACCGTCTCCTTTGATGATTCTTCAACTACACCATCTACCACTGGCTGCATCTTCTTCTCAGATTCACCATCTTCACTAACAACTGTATCACTCTCCATGTCGTGATCACCGTCTTCTATTTGTGGCTGCATCTTCATCTCAGGTTCACCATCTTCACCAAGAACTGCATCACTCTCCATGTGATTACCGTCTTCAATTTGTGGGCTGTGATTCTGGTATTGCTCGTACACCCCTTGTGCCTGTCCCCAAcagaaaaacacacacacacacacacacacatgaaACAAACCACtttccaaacaaacaaaaattagttATCCAAGCAAGTTTTGAGTCGTTACCTTGTAGAACTCGTTCATCCTATCGTGAACTATGTGTGCCATCTCTTCAACATCATGAACAAGATAAGGATTTCCAACTTCCTCCACCGCACGATCTGTTTACGGTGATGTGTTCTCACTCAGGTTGAGTCCGAGCCGATCGGGTCTTCTCAGAAGAAGCTGAAACGTTGGTTGCAGCTCATAGCATTGTTCAAAGAGAGAGCGGCGGCAGAACACGTACAGACCGAGACGAGCACGTGACATTGCAACTACCAACCTTCTTACATCACGTAGATGTCCAACAAAGCGTGTCCGTACAAGAGACAGCAAAATAAAGTCGTTCTGTTGTCCTTGGAACTTGTCCACTGTAGTCACCTGAGGAAACAACAAAACCAAGACGATCAAAACACCACAATAGATATGGAAGCATTGCACACACACACAATGCATTAACACACGAGAAGGATAGTTTACCTTGCTAGGCGGGCCGATGAAAGAATAAGGAACACAGCGACGGTTGATAACATCACGGACTAAGAGCTTCTGCCCATTATACGTCGTCAATATAGATATCTTATTAGCAGGATATCCTAGCAATCTCATGTATATATAGACACTGACGATATATTCAGCTTCTCCCTGATTTTGATAAAACCATGGAGATGGTGTTGACTCTCCTCTCCCTTCGTAGTCAGGCACATTAATCAACTGATAGTCATATGAGAAACCAGCATTTGCTCTATGGAAGATGGGTGCTTCCTTAACAATGGAAAGGTCTCCCAAGTCTCTGTATCTCCAGTTGTAGAGTTTGGCTAAGCTTGGCCTCGCTCTTCCTTGAGCATTAAGCTCGATATATGGAATACCAAGACGAACAAACCTCGTAAACAGACTCTGATCCATGTGACTGTATTTCTGGAAAGCCATGTTCTTCACCACGGGAGGCAGCTGGTGGTGATCACCAATCAATATACAGCGCTTGAGTCGTGAAACGCCATCTTCTTGTCTCTGAAGCAACATTGGTATGAAAGTCTCGATTTCCAAAATCTGAGCACTTTCTTCCATCAGTAAGTTATCATACTTGAATCCCAACTTAAGAAAGTCTCTCCTCTTTAATGCCGCATGAGTACACGTCATTGCTACAATCTTTGCTTGTTTGGTCATCAGGTAATTTGCTCTATCAGCAGTTGATTTGAGTAGTTCGAAGGCCCTACACTCTTCTAGCTCTTGGAAAACAGTCTTGAGATGAGTGAAACAACCTTTAGCTGCCCTCATGTCTTTCTCAAATGACTCCCCGCTAAAAACAGGTTTAGGCGCGTCTGAGAAGAATTCTTTGAAAGGGAAGCGATCTTGAACAAACGATGGGTTGTTTTCATTTCCAGCACAAGCAGCAAGAAATAGCTCCCAGCGCGAGTAGACATGAAGCAACCAGAAATACCCAGCTGTTTCACACGTATAACCTACATCCTCTGGAAGTTGAAGTGATCTTGCTAATCTTTCAACCTCGCTGAGCAGTTCTAAACGTCGAACAAGCATGGCATTGACACGGCCTTGTCTGCTAAAGTCAAGATCGGTGGCAAGCTCTTGTTCACCTTGACCTAGACGGAGTAGATACCGCGCTGGCACATCCCTCTGAAAAAACAAACCCATGTAACATTTGTCGGTCAGAACCTGTTAAACCATTActcaatataacaaaaaaaaacagagagacgCCAATAGTACCTCCATTATCTTCTCAAAAAGATCATTCAAAGCCTGATTTGAATGAGTGATAATTAAGGTCCTTTGTGAAGGACAGTTATGATATAGCACATTTAAGATTTGCACAGCTGTATCAGTCTTTCCGGTACCCGGTGGACGAACCACCATAGTGAGCCCAGGCTGAATACCAGAAATGATCGCTCCAACCTGCAGGACAATAATAAGTATGGTTTGATTAAAAATTGCAACTAAAAACTATTCATCTTGAATCCAAGCCATATGTTTTGGAATATTTTATCAACCAGTAGAGAGAAAAGGTCCCATCATTGAGGTGATAAAAATACTTTTGGAACTTCAGGTAAAATTTtcgcattaaaatagaatatcatGGGATTCTTAACTAGATCAAAGAGACGAGACTAAGCCAAATGCTTTACTATTCATTCGAACGAGAATGCACAAAAGTTTATACAGGTTAATAAATTTCAGATATAAACACAATGAGGCCGCATAAAGATGATGAGTAGCATTCTATTTGACTTGATTGTTCTGTAAGGATATGTGAATTCTACAGTGATCAATTTtctcaatattaaaaatatgtcaCGAATAACAAAGCTGATGAGCATAGCCAGCACAATAACATAGTAACCAAATGGTCCTAATCAAATAGGTGTACTGCTGAGGATATAGAAATTAGTAGTACCTGCGTAGGTGTGAATTTAACTGAGTTCTGCTTCGGCTGGTCCTGAGGATAAGGCCCTGGGTCTGGTGGGGTATATGCCTCGACAATAAGTTTCTCCTTCGGGGACACATCCACCATATCAACATTTTCTGCTGGATCTACTTCAGATATCTTATTTCCAGAAAGAGCATTAGCATTCCCTTTTAGTGTTTTTGGAAGAGTGATTCGAAACGGAGGCCTTGGATCCAGAACTTCAGCACCATCAGCATTTACGAAAGATACCTGCAGTGCACGACTTATGAGAGACATGGAAAAAGAGGCTATTCTAGATCACATCATATACcatagaaaataattaataacctCATAATCTGGAAAACTTTCACTGAGATGATTTGCATCAAGGAAAGTATCTTTGAAGTCCACGGTTTTCGTAAGTTAAATTGTAAAGGAAcataaatttatgaaaaaataaactaaagccACCAGCAGCAAGATTCCATAATGATTATTTTCACATGTGAACCTACAATAATAAGCCTTCCAGATATAATACCTTTGAGCAGACAACATCCCTTAAATCTTCAAGAGAAAGCGCAGACAATCTCCTCCTAAGATCAGAACTCTTGTGAACCGAACCAATGTTAGCCAAAGACACATCTTGCaactgaaacaaacaaaataacaaaaaaaggaGAACATAGAGAAGACAACCCAAATATTATTAGATAACAAAGACGAAAGCAGATTGAAGGCTTCAAATTCCATCAGTAACATAGTAAGCAAAACTATCTATCTAATTAACCATGGATACCAGGAAATACCTTAGGTATTTTCTTAAAGGCAAGTAGCTGAAACGCCATAAAACGTAATGAAACTGAAGTGCTTCATCATCAGTTAATTGTGTTCCATCATGATCCTTAATCTCAAACTTCTCGTAGAACTGTAACAAGTCAACTAATTGGGCGAAAAGCTTCCCGTTTTCATGTTTGTATAGGACACTCAGTCGACACTTGGCAACAACTGCTATATCCGCCACAAGAGGTCTCAAGTATCTGTAAAAATCAAGACGACGAGATGGAGTAAGAAAAAATAAGGTCCAGTAACTGAATGATACAGAATATGGACACAGCGTATCATGATTAATAACGGAGACATTATCAAGACCAAAAAAGAAACATTTATAACGCAGAATACAGGTTTTGACCTACTACAAATAACTTGCATAGAGGCCCTGATGTGAAATATTAATACCTTCTTGTTGGAAGTTGGTTCAGCATATCAATGAGAAATTCCATGAATCTCTCGCAGTATAAGACAGAAGAATCATCGACCAATTGAGAAACAGCAGTATCATCAACCTCCTCCGCAAAAACACCGTGATCAAGCACCTCGACGAATTCTTCTATTAGGCCTCGAACAAAATTTGCTTCAGGTGATGAAGATGGATCAAACTGCTCCCCCTTTGACATAGCCTCAGCTGCCCACTTCTTCGATGACCTCTTCCACTTTTTTATTAAATCAGGCTGAAGGCAGAGCTCCATCTACAATCGCGAGAATCAAATAATGACATCAAAACAACTACAAAAATACACAATCATCCTTATCAAAATTTGTCTGAACCAATCCCCTACCTGGAAACGTCCATAAGACAAACTGTGCCAAGACTGTAATCCTGCTAGACTTAGAACAGTCTCATTAACCACCCCATCTTCCAAACTCTGCAACATCACGCAGTCAcagatattaaaaataaacgTGAAACAAGAGATAGTCCCCGTGAAATACGAATCTTGGCAAGCATTTTAAGAATTGTCCGCGATTACTGCTTACTACATAATGTATTATCTGACCTTGAGCCATGTGCAGCATCAATCTAAATACTTCCTACCtatattgaaaagaaaaaaaaatacattaaagaAACTAAACAAACCTGAAATGCATTGATCATGAAGACCAAATAATTTGTCTTCTCAGCAATAGTCAACTCTCTTCCCTACAATAGTAATCCAGAGACAACAAGAATtatctgataccatgttagattcgggtttattatagacttccaacttaaaaccaattggcagtAAGTCGATTGACTACTTAACACAAACCTCTTTAAGTCGAAGAACCTTCTGAAGAAACTTCTTAAAAAGATCTTCACGATCATGAAAGCAAATCCAAGCCGCCACATTCTCCCTGAACTACAACcgcacacaaacacacacacgaAGCAAGTTAAAGCTCTCATCATTAGCAATCAACGAAGCACGAGAGAGCAAAAAAAGCCTTACTACCTTCTCGTTAATCATAAGAATCATCGACATAACATGCTCGAAAGAGGCCGCCTCGGGATCGAAATTAGGCCACAGGTAGTTCTCCAAGTACTGGCTCACCTCGAGAACCATCACCCGCTGCAGCGGAACAGGCTTCcttccgccgccgccgccgccgccggcGACCTTCAGCTCCGCCGCGTAAATCTCCTAGACGACTTCCGGATCGAACGGTTTGCCTCCTCCGGTTCGGGTCCAGCTCTCCTCGGCGATCTTCGTTAATCTGTCGTGCTGGATCTCGGATAGAGTGATTGAGGTGCTCGGGAGAGTGGTGGACTCGAGGGGGTACTCGGCGACTCTGTGGCGCTTGAAGTCGGCGACTCCGTAGACCTTCGTCATTCTCTACGCATACAGAAAGGGAAATggagaggaggaggatgaggagGATGATAGTGAAGTGGGAGTTGAGTTTCAGGGCTTAAGCGTCGCCGAGGAGAGACGAAACTCGTCGACGGAGAAGATAAAAGGCCGTGTTAGAGACCGACCCGACCCGACTGAGTTAGTTTACGGGTATATGGGCCTGGGCCGATATTTGAGCTCGAAGTATTTTTATACTTGGATGgttaaaataatttgaaatggCCAATGATTTATTGGGTCTTAGATTAGCGCTGAAACTGAATATACTGACGATATAAAATGGTAGAGCTAGGTTTACTTATACAAGTTACCTTGGTATATGCTTAGACATTCTCCGATGTGTTtcctttttagaaaaaaaatagattaactCTAAAATACAGATGTGTTTCTCTCCGATGTATtcctctgtttttgtttctaaaaaaaaaatattcttaaaaattttatttttattttacaacaagtactttttatttatgaaagttAAAAATCAACtctatttagttttaatttttataagatttttttataattataacttTGTTTAAATTAAAGTTTCATTATAAGATTGTTTGGTAAATAAAAAGTGtgattttatgtttataaaaactgtattttcttatcaatttttttgttataattataaaattttaaaagttgaagggatgttttgaaaataaaaaagtatacgTCTATTATAgtggaattttattttttcctctataaatagaagaaaaaatatcaaTCTCTATTTTAAAAGGTGAATATAGCAATGAGTATGAGATGCTCTTATGAAAACATTTATGCAAGTGAAGGGAtggttaaagaaaaaaaaacggcAAGATGACTTTTGATTGTTTGCTTACAAGTTAAAAGcccaaatttttatatttttgaagtttaaaatatttttgtaaaaaaatcttGTGTTTTAAGGATAACACATTTTTTTGTGAAAGGGATAAAAcatctaataaataaaaaacaaggagcaaaagagaaaaaaaaatttcttaaaaaaagagaaaatgtttttttcttaaaaaaagagaaaataaattaCAACAATCgtttgaacatttttttatttgacaccttttttgttttcttcactTAACTGCATTGCTTTATTCCTGCTTttaatattagaaaacaaaCGTGACGTATAATCAACTGTTAGATACCTTTTTTCACGAGAAAATAAATGTGTTTGATTGCGTGTCAATTAGTATCTCGTTTAAGCTTCTAGATTAAAAAGAGAAATCAAACGATGAGATTAGCAACCCCTACAAACAAGTTACGGTATACGGATATACTGTACTAAAAATAGGCGAATATACTTTCGTACAAAAGCAAAAAGTACGAACTAAAACTACGGAGGGGCATTTCCGTCATCTTCTTTATCAACTTATTCCGGGTGGATCCGTTAACAGACTCCGGCACAAGTGGAGTCGCAGACACGTCCGGATCTTTGTCACTTACGAAGAACCAACACCCTTAATCTCACGACACGTGTTCCTGACCGTCTTCGAAGTTACTAATTTTGACACGTAGGACAACCACGTGTGCACTATATCCTTCCTCTTTATAAAAACCGAACACAAAGCCTtatcctttgtcttcttcttcgttcagTTTCAGATCAGAAAgattttgttctgtttttttttttttttcgttttcgAAAATTCAGTTTTTCTTCAAAACTAATGATCACAAAAAGCATAAAGCTCTAACGTTCTCGCGTCGTCGCGTATCTCGGTGACTTTATTACCGTATCTAAAGACTTGAGAATAAAGCAATCTTTCTcctctttttttcttatatatatatattttggctCAAGTTCGAAACCATCGTAATGCCGTTTCACACGAAGATCCAACCGATCGACTTGTCGGAAGATCTACCGACGATGAAGCAAATGCCGAAGTCGCGTTTGAAGCGCCTCTTCGAGCGTCAGTTCAGTATCAAGAACGCCACCGTCGGCGAGTTCGACGCGCCGCCGCTTTCTAGAGGCAACTCCGGAGATTTCGAGCCTAGTTCCGTCTGTTTAGCGAAGATGGTTGTGAACTTCATGGAGGATaacaaggaggaggaggagaaacaGAGGTGCGGTCGTAGCCGGTGTAGCTGCTTTACCGGGAGTGGAACAGAGAGCTCCGACGACGAATCTGAATGGTCGGATGATGTCAAGTGTTCGTCTGGTGAAGCTTGCGTGATGCTCAAGGTATGTTCTCTAGGTTTTTGCTTAATAAAGAGTAAAGCAGAAACCTGATGGATCCAGATTCGTTTTTGTAGAGTTTGGTTCTGTGTACGAGCATTAGCGAGAGGAATGTAATGGCTGATGTGAGCAAGATTGTGGAGACAAGTAACCGTAAAGACCAATCTTGCTTGAAGAACCTGGTCAGTGTGTTGGTGAGGTTAGGTTACGATGCGGCTATATGCAAATCTCGATGGGAGAAGACTCCTTCCTATCCTACAGGGGAGTATGAGTATGTGGATGTTATCATGGAAGGCAAAAGACTGTTGATCGATATTAATTTCAAGTCCAACTTCGAGATTGCTCGTGCGACCAAGACCTACAAGTCGATCCTGCAAACTATTCCTTGTATCTTTGTAGGCAAAGCGGATCGGTTGCAGAGGATCATCATGCTTCTATCTAAAGCGGCAAAGCAGAGTTTGAAGAAGAAAGGACTTCATGTGCCACCGTGGAGGAGAGCTGAGTATGTTAAATCGAAGTGGCTGTCTACTTACGTTCGTGGAGAGGAGAAGCAGGAAACGGTAGATATGTTGAGTGCATCGGGAGGTGGTTCCATAGTCTTTGGTGTTTGAAGATTGTGTGGAAGCTTTTGTTATAATGACATAAAAAGCCTCTAAGAGAGGTGTTGTGAGAGATAGGAGTGTTCTGAGTCCCTTAATAGTTTTTTTGATACTTAAGGGTATGAACTGATGAATCGCAGTGTGTCTCCccttgtcttttcttttttggtgtAAGGGAGACTGTGTTCAGACTCTGTGACTCTGTCTTCGCTTTTGTGAGATTAATGGATTATAATAATTAACCAATAATTGTTGCACCTATTGGTTTTAATAAGACATTCAGAATCCTTTGAGAAGATAAAATGTTCCTATGTATTTGATTTGCTGATTTAGTATGGGAGGCTCAAGAAGAAATTTAGCTAATATGAACTGAGAGAATATGAACATAGAAAGAAGAGGTTAGGTAACATCATGAGGCTAAATACATCATTAATTACCATGATGGGTTGTAATATTTTAATCTGGTGCTAGGAGTTTTTCACCTTTTCTTAAATAGTTCACCAATATTTTTCACCTGCATATAGTTTCACTGCTACATGTACACACGGTCTCAAAGTCTTAGCagagaaaaaaacaatgaaaattcTTGGCAAAGCTAATGGCCTTGAAtggaaattgttttttttttaggtttcaCAAATGAAAGATGATAAAGATTTGTAGAGGAAAAGCTGAAATGAGATAATATCAAAGCGAAGACAATTCAAATGTAATGGCGAGGCATAAAGCTGATATAGAAGTAAAAAAGAGAGGAATCTAGAGAAGCACATCATCAGAGTTAGTAAAACTGGACCACCTAGCTAACAATGTGGTCCATTTCACCTAGTTCACAATAATCTTTTAGCTTTAGATTAACTGATTAAGTAATAAAGACATAAACTTCCACAAAATAATACAGAACAGTCACTATCCTTTATTCCCTAAGCTTGACTCAACATATCTTAAGTCCTTTCATTGTGAAAACAATAGAATGAGGTTTCAAAACCAAGAACATCACAAATAGCACAACCAGATTTAGCCtcaaaatcatcatcatcaacatcatcaGCCACTGGTCTTTTTTCCCGGTCCTACACTGATCCAGATCAGAATGACTTATCAGAAAGTCTGATCCAGCTAGTTGGTTGCTTTGTGGGGTTAAACATTACTTTAGTCACTATTATATGTTTTTGAGACACTCATAATATCATTTGAGAAGAGAATGAGCTGGCTTCTATTGAGTTGTTGTTACTACATTATTATTAAAGAAGTAAACCTATAATGTCACGTACTTTGCATATGTACAGAATTATTAATAGTTTCGTTGACGAAATTATGTACTTCCTTGGCGTGGGGAGCAAGATCCTCGTTGATCAGTTTAATACTCAGATAATGTGATTATATAAGAACAGAATACTTGCAAAGTAAAGATACTATCAAAGACTTTTTGTTAATAGCATTCACAAAAACGACAAACAGAAAAGAGGCTATGGATTATACAGGCAACAAACTGGAGAGACATAACTTAGAAGCTGAGAAACGACTCAAGAAGGTGGAACAAGATTATCTCCACACAAGCCAAAAGTACATAGAATCAGATGTAAGTTTTCAAGACATGTAAGCCCTGAAACATACCACCCAAAACATTAAAAATGCTTTATCTTTTTGTGTGGCCAGTCACAGTTGCAGAGCCTATACAATGAGAGAAGGCGTGCCGACAGTCTCTGTTCCTCGGCTGAAGCTTTCACTGACTGGTGCAACAATCTGGTAAAGAAACTACATGAGGCTCTTGACAAGATACCTACAACAGAAGAAACCATTGATCATGTAATGATACTCCAAATAAACAAATGTCATTATAACACAAATTAATCATATAACTAACACACACTTTTTCCTTAAACTTGCTTTGGACATTTAGAGCCTACAATTCTCGATGTCCAACAGCGTTGAAAGCTTGGAAGATGAACAATGGCAGAAGCTGGACTGTGAAGCAATACGTGATTTCAGAGAAGTTAGCCGTGAGGTACTACTAGTACTATTGTGTGCTTACAAGTATCATAAGTGGCCTTTTAATATTTTGTCTTTCCATATCATTAGCTCTACTACATTCAAAGAAAAATGCCAAGGAGTGAGAGCAGAAGATCTATACAGGGTCTCCTAAATGAGGTTAAAGAGAAGAACAAGTGTAAAGACAAAGCTGTTTTAACTTGTACACTGGTTTGTAACCCTACAAGTTGTGACAATTTGAGAAAATTTGTGGAGCTGGAAATAAAAGTAAGAATATCCATTTTTTCATTTGAAAcatccaacctaaaaccaattaaCGATACGTAGATTGACctaaatcttttatatattacttagtTTTATTGAAACTCCGACGTGTGAGTTTATATTCTTACACACTATTTTTAGAGATTAAGCCTTATTAATCTCTACATAATTTTTATAGACTAGCCAATGAGAAAATGTCTGCCAATTCTATCTAGGTTCTAAAGAAGCTGATCAGAGAGATTCAAAAAGACTGGGAAGACAAACTGCAGATTAGGCAATGCGCAAGGGATCTATATAGCGATTCCAAACGAAAAGTGAAGCATCTGTGGAACAAAAAGGACCACCTATCTGGACAATGGGACGAAGAAAAGAAACACATGCTCGGGAATAAGGAAAAGCATGAGAGGAGGATAGGTGCATATCCTGAGGCTGAATATATCAAGATGGTGAATGATATAACTTAACCATGATCGGAtgtaatatataatttc
This window encodes:
- the LOC103865688 gene encoding uncharacterized protein LOC103865688 — protein: MPFHTKIQPIDLSEDLPTMKQMPKSRLKRLFERQFSIKNATVGEFDAPPLSRGNSGDFEPSSVCLAKMVVNFMEDNKEEEEKQRCGRSRCSCFTGSGTESSDDESEWSDDVKCSSGEACVMLKSLVLCTSISERNVMADVSKIVETSNRKDQSCLKNLVSVLVRLGYDAAICKSRWEKTPSYPTGEYEYVDVIMEGKRLLIDINFKSNFEIARATKTYKSILQTIPCIFVGKADRLQRIIMLLSKAAKQSLKKKGLHVPPWRRAEYVKSKWLSTYVRGEEKQETVDMLSASGGGSIVFGV
- the LOC103866002 gene encoding LOW QUALITY PROTEIN: RNA helicase aquarius (The sequence of the model RefSeq protein was modified relative to this genomic sequence to represent the inferred CDS: inserted 1 base in 1 codon; substituted 2 bases at 2 genomic stop codons) translates to MTKVYGVADFKRHRVAEYPLESTTLPSTSITLSEIQHDRLTKIAEESWTRTGGGKPFDPEVVXEIYAAELKVAGGGGGGGRKPVPLQRVMVLEVSQYLENYLWPNFDPEAASFEHVMSMILMINEKFRENVAAWICFHDREDLFKKFLQKVLRLKEGRELTIAEKTNYLVFMINAFQSLEDGVVNETVLSLAGLQSWHSLSYGRFQMELCLQPDLIKKWKRSSKKWAAEAMSKGEQFDPSSSPEANFVRGLIEEFVEVLDHGVFAEEVDDTAVSQLVDDSSVLYCERFMEFLIDMLNQLPTRRYLRPLVADIAVVAKCRLSVLYKHENGKLFAQLVDLLQFYEKFEIKDHDGTQLTDDEALQFHYXFMAFQLLAFKKIPKLQDVSLANIGSVHKSSDLRRRLSALSLEDLRDVVCSKLTKTVDFKDTFLDANHLSESFPDYEVSFVNADGAEVLDPRPPFRITLPKTLKGNANALSGNKISEVDPAENVDMVDVSPKEKLIVEAYTPPDPGPYPQDQPKQNSVKFTPTQVGAIISGIQPGLTMVVRPPGTGKTDTAVQILNVLYHNCPSQRTLIITHSNQALNDLFEKIMERDVPARYLLRLGQGEQELATDLDFSRQGRVNAMLVRRLELLSEVERLARSLQLPEDVGYTCETAGYFWLLHVYSRWELFLAACAGNENNPSFVQDRFPFKEFFSDAPKPVFSGESFEKDMRAAKGCFTHLKTVFQELEECRAFELLKSTADRANYLMTKQAKIVAMTCTHAALKRRDFLKLGFKYDNLLMEESAQILEIETFIPMLLQRQEDGVSRLKRCILIGDHHQLPPVVKNMAFQKYSHMDQSLFTRFVRLGIPYIELNAQGRARPSLAKLYNWRYRDLGDLSIVKEAPIFHRANAGFSYDYQLINVPDYEGRGESTPSPWFYQNQGEAEYIVSVYIYMRLLGYPANKISILTTYNGQKLLVRDVINRRCVPYSFIGPPSKVTTVDKFQGQQNDFILLSLVRTRFVGHLRDVRRLVVAMSRARLGLYVFCRRSLFEQCYELQPTFQLLLRRPDRLGLNLSENTSPXTDRAVEEVGNPYLVHDVEEMAHIVHDRMNEFYKAQGVYEQYQNHSPQIEDGNHMESDAVLGEDGEPEMKMQPQIEDGDHDMESDTVVSEDGESEKKMQPVVDGVVEESSKETVGMEVDYGFSSENAKA
- the LOC117125662 gene encoding uncharacterized protein LOC117125662, translated to MDYTGNKLERHNLEAEKRLKKVEQDYLHTSQKYIESDSQLQSLYNERRRADSLCSSAEAFTDWCNNLVKKLHEALDKIPTTEETIDHSLQFSMSNSVESLEDEQWQKLDCEAIRDFREVSRELYYIQRKMPRSESRRSIQGLLNEVKEKNKCKDKAVLTCTLVLKKLIREIQKDWEDKLQIRQCARDLYSDSKRKVKHLWNKKDHLSGQWDEEKKHMLGNKEKHERRIGAYPEAEYIKMVNDIT